The candidate division WOR-3 bacterium genome has a window encoding:
- a CDS encoding N-acetylmuramoyl-L-alanine amidase produces MIFLILSLSINLSGDVYTFKEYIIRGNKYVKSSSLLEELKFSYFEDPNTQILSIQREKVVYIMPDNPFVKVNEEIYQLEAPPIREGKELFIPISSLSFILGSLTDMEVKFTGEVLEVGSKANIYKTKWDVSSSETVYTIECSSNLKTLFNRVGEEWVLVIFDPIYNKNVFDLTPNGLIKEIKLEEGSGFVKIRLKTERNVTIDSIREGSLLKLRAKTFVERRIRTIVIDPGHGGEDPGATYKDIKEKDIVLKVGKELYEKLKNKGFNVIMTRTEDVFLPLKTRTRFADSVRADLFVSIHCNAAPYKREMEGAETYFLSAARSDWARTVEATENSAIRFEVKEGGGISELDYILNDLAQTQFLEESQQAAICIQESMVHKTGLYNRGVKQANFYVLRLNFMPAVLVEIAFITNSSDRGRLLNENFIKGISEAIAEGIEAYAKSRT; encoded by the coding sequence ATGATTTTTCTTATTCTTTCTTTAAGTATTAATCTTTCTGGGGATGTATATACTTTTAAGGAATACATAATTAGGGGAAATAAATATGTTAAAAGTTCCTCTTTGCTTGAGGAACTTAAGTTTTCTTATTTCGAGGATCCCAATACACAGATTTTATCTATTCAGAGAGAAAAAGTCGTTTATATTATGCCGGATAATCCTTTTGTGAAAGTAAATGAAGAGATTTATCAATTAGAAGCCCCCCCTATAAGGGAAGGAAAGGAGTTGTTCATTCCTATTTCTTCTCTTTCTTTTATTTTGGGAAGTTTAACAGATATGGAAGTGAAGTTCACGGGTGAGGTGCTTGAGGTTGGAAGTAAGGCCAACATTTACAAAACTAAATGGGATGTTTCTTCTTCGGAGACTGTCTATACTATTGAGTGTTCCTCTAATTTAAAAACTTTATTTAATAGAGTTGGAGAGGAATGGGTTTTAGTAATTTTTGACCCTATTTATAATAAAAACGTCTTTGATCTTACTCCTAATGGGCTAATAAAAGAGATAAAACTTGAAGAAGGCAGCGGTTTTGTAAAGATTCGCCTTAAAACAGAAAGGAATGTTACGATAGATTCTATTAGAGAAGGTTCTTTATTGAAATTGAGAGCAAAAACTTTTGTAGAGAGAAGAATAAGAACTATTGTGATAGACCCTGGACATGGGGGAGAGGATCCAGGAGCTACTTATAAAGATATAAAAGAAAAGGATATTGTTTTAAAAGTGGGGAAAGAACTTTACGAAAAACTAAAGAATAAGGGGTTTAATGTAATAATGACAAGAACGGAGGATGTTTTTCTTCCCTTGAAGACGAGAACAAGATTTGCCGATTCGGTTAGGGCGGATCTTTTTGTATCAATCCATTGCAACGCAGCTCCTTATAAGAGAGAAATGGAGGGAGCAGAAACTTACTTTCTTTCAGCTGCAAGGAGCGATTGGGCAAGAACTGTAGAAGCGACTGAAAACTCAGCAATTAGATTTGAGGTGAAAGAAGGTGGAGGGATCTCGGAACTTGATTATATTTTAAACGATCTTGCTCAAACTCAATTTTTAGAAGAATCGCAGCAGGCTGCTATTTGTATTCAGGAAAGTATGGTTCATAAGACAGGGCTTTATAATAGGGGAGTGAAACAAGCGAATTTTTATGTCCTTCGCTTGAATTTTATGCCTGCGGTTTTAGTAGAAATTGCTTTTATCACGAATTCTTCTGATAGAGGAAGGTTATTAAATGAAAATTTTATTAAAGGAATTTCCGAAGCAATTGCAGAAGGAATAGAAGCTTATGCAAAATCTCGAACATAA
- the murI gene encoding glutamate racemase, with product MQNLEHKERPIGVFDSGIGGLTVVKEIRKVLPKEAIIYFGDSARVPYGTKSKETILRFAREDVKFLQRFNVKVIVAACFSVSSNALEELRKETSIPIIGMIGPGINNILEKSYKKIGIIGTQATITSKTFERVLKNKLKGIKIYSKACPLFVPLVEEGWFSGKVPELVAEEYLAPLLDNNIEALILACTHYPLLYPTIKKIIGEKVDIIEPGKEVAIFLKKFLENNNLIGFGRNSLSLYFSDIPRDFRKIIKNFLGTYPRKIHLVNVEN from the coding sequence ATGCAAAATCTCGAACATAAAGAAAGACCTATTGGAGTTTTTGATTCTGGGATTGGAGGGCTTACTGTCGTAAAAGAAATCAGGAAAGTTCTCCCCAAAGAAGCGATTATTTATTTTGGAGATAGTGCAAGAGTTCCATATGGGACAAAGTCTAAAGAAACAATTTTACGATTTGCAAGAGAAGATGTTAAGTTCCTCCAAAGGTTTAATGTGAAAGTAATTGTTGCAGCGTGTTTTTCTGTTTCTTCAAATGCCTTAGAGGAACTAAGAAAAGAGACTTCAATTCCAATCATAGGAATGATTGGTCCTGGAATAAATAATATTTTAGAAAAATCATACAAGAAAATCGGAATAATTGGAACCCAGGCTACAATCACAAGTAAAACATTTGAAAGAGTGTTAAAGAATAAATTAAAAGGGATAAAAATATACTCTAAAGCTTGTCCCCTTTTTGTTCCTCTTGTAGAAGAGGGTTGGTTTTCTGGGAAAGTTCCAGAGCTTGTTGCTGAGGAGTATCTTGCTCCTCTTTTAGATAACAATATAGAGGCTTTAATCCTCGCTTGTACTCATTATCCTTTGCTTTATCCTACTATAAAAAAAATTATCGGCGAGAAAGTTGATATAATTGAACCTGGGAAAGAAGTGGCTATCTTTTTAAAGAAATTTTTAGAGAATAATAATTTAATCGGATTTGGAAGAAACTCGCTTTCCTTATATTTTTCTGATATTCCAAGAGACTTTAGAAAGATAATAAAGAATTTCTTAGGAACTTATCCAAGGAAGATTCATCTTGTAAATGTAGAGAATTAG
- the smpB gene encoding SsrA-binding protein SmpB — translation MVKTIVKNRRANFDYHVIETYEAGIVLKGSEVKSIREGKVSLTDSFAQIVQGELFLFNMHISPYEKSRVELDPKRDRKLLLHKSEIRRIESKLKTKGLTLVPLELYFKNGLVKVNLALAKGKKKYEKRDKLIEREQKREIRRYL, via the coding sequence ATGGTAAAAACAATTGTGAAAAATAGAAGAGCAAATTTTGATTACCACGTTATAGAAACGTATGAGGCGGGTATTGTATTGAAGGGCTCTGAGGTGAAATCTATTAGAGAAGGAAAGGTTAGTTTAACTGATTCTTTTGCCCAAATTGTTCAAGGTGAACTTTTTCTTTTCAATATGCATATTTCTCCTTATGAGAAATCTCGTGTTGAATTAGATCCTAAGAGAGACAGAAAACTTCTATTGCATAAAAGTGAAATAAGAAGGATTGAAAGTAAATTGAAAACAAAAGGTCTTACTTTGGTGCCTCTTGAGTTATATTTCAAAAATGGATTGGTAAAAGTCAATTTAGCGCTTGCTAAAGGAAAGAAAAAATATGAAAAAAGGGACAAATTGATTGAAAGAGAACAGAAAAGAGAGATTAGAAGATACTTATGA
- a CDS encoding Hpt domain-containing protein has translation MEEEKRSKKIKVYVPEYAMKLIPNFIENRERDIKTIESSLEKEDFKTIERIGHSIKGSGATYGFEKLSEVGGVIEESARNKDIVKIKNSLEEMKNYLDNVEFVSDQQS, from the coding sequence GTGGAGGAAGAGAAAAGAAGTAAGAAAATTAAAGTTTATGTTCCAGAATATGCGATGAAACTAATCCCCAACTTTATTGAAAATAGAGAAAGGGATATAAAAACAATAGAAAGCTCCTTAGAGAAGGAAGATTTTAAGACAATAGAAAGGATTGGGCATAGCATAAAAGGTTCAGGAGCTACATATGGATTTGAAAAACTATCCGAAGTTGGAGGGGTTATTGAAGAGTCTGCAAGAAATAAAGATATTGTAAAAATTAAGAACAGTTTAGAAGAAATGAAAAATTATTTAGATAATGTTGAATTTGTAAGCGATCAACAAAGTTGA
- a CDS encoding PAS domain S-box protein yields the protein MERKRGKNPRKSRKLSKEGSRPYESQEDVKIDKYNKIIADNAPLLIFVHRKKFIYVNKTAEDFSGYSCRELLKMNFWDFVHPEFQDLFKARGLKHLKGEKVPSYYEVKIIRKDGGERWIACGSKHLEDFRGGPAVLTSAIDVTDKKKAEEELKIQKNYFKSLFDNSPVAIALLDVDDRVLQINKSFHELFKYSFEEVKGKYIQDLIFPKNLREEMQAFSQKLLRGEIKKPDTVMKGKNGELIDVHISGGPISEEGKIIGVFAIYNDIRERKRAEIELKNSVCKLTEILSGTVAALSETVEKRDHFTAGHQRRVTQLAIAIGKEKNLTNDQLNILKIASALHDIGKIHVPAEILNKPVNLSEYEMALVRNHAQAGYEILKSVNFPGPVAKIVSQHHERMDGSGYPYGLKGKDIMIEARIIGVADVVEAMSSRRPYRSPYNIEIVLNEIEKNKGELYDPEIVEICIKLFENGFKFKEISVFDKDLIEKCSF from the coding sequence ATGGAAAGAAAGAGGGGGAAAAACCCTCGAAAAAGTAGAAAATTATCAAAAGAAGGTTCTCGCCCCTATGAATCCCAAGAAGATGTAAAAATAGATAAGTATAACAAAATAATAGCGGATAATGCTCCTTTATTAATTTTTGTCCACAGAAAGAAATTTATTTATGTTAACAAAACAGCCGAAGATTTTTCTGGTTATTCTTGTAGGGAATTACTTAAAATGAACTTCTGGGATTTTGTTCATCCTGAATTTCAAGATCTTTTTAAGGCAAGAGGTTTAAAACATCTTAAAGGAGAAAAAGTTCCTTCTTATTATGAGGTTAAAATTATAAGGAAAGATGGGGGAGAAAGGTGGATTGCTTGTGGGAGTAAACATTTAGAAGATTTTAGGGGAGGCCCTGCTGTTCTTACTTCAGCTATTGATGTGACAGACAAAAAGAAGGCGGAAGAAGAATTAAAAATTCAGAAAAATTATTTTAAATCTTTGTTTGATAATTCTCCAGTTGCAATAGCTTTACTTGATGTAGATGATAGAGTTTTACAGATTAATAAAAGTTTCCATGAATTATTTAAGTATTCCTTTGAAGAAGTCAAGGGAAAATACATTCAAGATTTAATATTTCCTAAGAATCTTAGAGAAGAAATGCAGGCTTTTTCGCAAAAGTTGTTAAGAGGAGAAATAAAAAAACCAGATACTGTAATGAAAGGGAAGAACGGTGAGTTAATAGATGTTCATATTAGCGGAGGTCCTATAAGTGAAGAAGGGAAAATTATCGGGGTTTTTGCCATATATAATGATATAAGAGAAAGGAAAAGAGCAGAGATTGAGCTTAAAAACAGTGTATGCAAACTAACAGAAATCTTATCCGGAACGGTTGCAGCCCTTTCGGAAACTGTAGAGAAAAGAGACCATTTTACAGCAGGGCACCAAAGAAGAGTTACTCAACTTGCGATTGCTATAGGGAAAGAAAAAAATCTTACCAATGACCAATTAAATATTCTTAAAATTGCTAGTGCTCTTCACGATATTGGAAAGATCCATGTCCCAGCAGAAATTTTAAATAAGCCTGTTAATCTTAGCGAATATGAAATGGCTCTTGTAAGAAATCACGCTCAGGCAGGTTATGAGATATTAAAATCTGTAAATTTTCCAGGTCCTGTAGCAAAAATAGTGTCGCAACATCATGAGAGGATGGATGGATCTGGATACCCTTATGGGCTTAAAGGAAAAGATATTATGATTGAGGCGAGAATTATAGGGGTTGCTGATGTTGTAGAAGCAATGAGTTCAAGAAGGCCTTATAGAAGTCCTTATAATATTGAAATTGTTCTAAATGAGATTGAGAAAAACAAAGGAGAGCTTTACGATCCTGAAATAGTAGAGATTTGTATAAAACTTTTTGAAAATGGATTTAAGTTTAAGGAGATAAGCGTATTTGATAAAGATTTAATTGAAAAATGTAGCTTTTGA
- a CDS encoding diguanylate cyclase: MNILIVDDSRDELLLLKRILSGEEQVSIYLAETAEEAFDILGIKEKKKRKKIDLILMDIRMPKVDGLEACRIIKADEELGEIPIIMVTGQKDDAHLQASFEVGANDYITKPINKIELISRVRLALKLKEEIEKRKKREQELLEITKKLDEANKKLKQMSYLDGLTSIPNRRYFEEFFRREWRHAIRAKTPISLIMFDIDYFKAYNDTYGHLNGDECLKKLAFHMSSLLKRPRDFLCRYGGEEFIAVLPETDERGAFEVASRFLRETEKLKIAHKASKINKNVTISIGIATTIPTRKGKPNRFVEEVDKALYQAKRSGRNCIKIAKSKKEVKRSGGREKK, from the coding sequence ATGAATATTTTAATTGTGGATGATTCAAGGGATGAGTTATTGCTGCTTAAAAGAATCCTAAGCGGTGAGGAGCAAGTCAGTATATATCTAGCAGAAACTGCAGAAGAAGCTTTTGATATTCTTGGAATAAAAGAAAAGAAGAAAAGAAAAAAAATAGATCTTATTCTAATGGATATAAGAATGCCCAAAGTAGATGGGCTTGAAGCCTGTAGAATTATAAAGGCAGATGAAGAACTGGGAGAAATACCAATAATAATGGTTACAGGGCAAAAGGATGATGCTCATCTTCAGGCATCTTTTGAGGTGGGGGCAAATGATTACATAACAAAACCGATAAATAAAATAGAACTTATTTCTCGAGTTCGGTTAGCTTTGAAACTTAAGGAAGAGATAGAAAAAAGAAAAAAGAGAGAACAGGAACTACTCGAAATCACAAAAAAGTTAGATGAAGCGAATAAGAAGTTAAAACAAATGTCTTACCTTGATGGACTAACCTCTATTCCAAATCGTCGGTATTTTGAGGAATTCTTTCGTAGGGAATGGAGGCACGCTATTAGGGCTAAAACTCCAATATCACTTATTATGTTTGACATTGATTACTTTAAAGCTTATAATGATACATATGGGCATTTAAATGGGGATGAGTGCCTTAAAAAGCTCGCTTTTCATATGAGTAGTTTATTGAAAAGACCGAGGGATTTTCTATGTAGATATGGAGGAGAAGAATTCATCGCAGTTCTTCCTGAGACGGATGAAAGAGGAGCTTTTGAAGTAGCAAGTAGATTTTTAAGGGAAACGGAAAAATTAAAGATTGCTCATAAAGCTTCAAAAATAAATAAAAATGTTACAATAAGCATAGGAATTGCAACAACAATTCCTACAAGAAAAGGAAAACCAAATAGATTTGTTGAAGAGGTTGATAAAGCTCTTTATCAAGCAAAACGATCTGGTCGGAATTGTATAAAAATAGCGAAGAGTAAAAAGGAGGTTAAAAGAAGTGGAGGAAGAGAAAAGAAGTAA